The following are encoded in a window of Phaseolus vulgaris cultivar G19833 chromosome 3, P. vulgaris v2.0, whole genome shotgun sequence genomic DNA:
- the LOC137805942 gene encoding lysine histidine transporter 1-like: MEVEGNECGRTATMAKEVERKNINDWLPITKSRNAKWWYSAFHNVTAVVGAGVLGFPYAMSELGWGPGVTILILSWICTLYTAWQMIEMHEPEPGKRLDRYHELGQYAFGEKLGLWIVVPQQLMVQIGVNVVYMITGGNSLKKIHDILCDGCSPIRRTYFIMIFAAVQFLLSHLPSFNSITVISFAAAVMSLSYSTIAWITSLHRGVQEGVQYGSRFSTDAGNVFGFFSALGTIAFGYAGHNVVLEIQATIPSTPEEPSKKAMWKGMIVAYIVVALCYIPVAVFGYWAFGNGVDDNILLSLEKPRWLIVAANIFVFVHVTGSYQVFGVPVFDTCESFLVKKMKFQPTWYLRFITRNIYVLLTLFLGVTFPFFGGLLGFFGGFVFAPTTYFLPCVMWLVIYTPKRFSLSWFANWFCIMFGMFLMVLAPIGALRQIIIEAKDYKFYS, translated from the exons ATGGAAGTAGAAGGTAACGAATGTGGAAGAACAGCAACAATGGCAAAAGAAGTTGAGAGAAAGAACATCAATGACTGGCTTCCCATCACTAAATCCAGAAACGCAAAGTGGTGGTATTCTGCTTTTCACAATGTCACTGCTGTTGTTGGAGCAGGAGTGCTGGGTTTTCCCTACGCTATGTCAGAGCTGGGATG GGGTCCAGGTGTTACAATATTGATTCTTTCATGGATTTGCACTCTCTACACGGCATGGCAAATGATTGAAATGCATGAGCCTGAACCAGGGAAAAGGCTTGACAGGTATCATGAGTTGGGGCAGTATGCGTTTGGAGAAAAGCTAGGACTGTGGATTGTGGTGCCTCAGCAACTAATGGTTCAGATTGGTGTTAATGTAGTATACATGATAACGGGTGGAAATTCTCTAAAGAAGATACATGATATTCTTTGTGACGGATGCAGTCCCATTAGAAGAACTTACTTCATCATGATATTCGCTGCTGTTCAATTCCTTCTCTCTCATCTTCCCAGTTTCAACTCCATCACTGTTATTTCTTTTGCTGCCGCTGTCATGTCCCTCAG CTACTCCACTATTGCGTGGATAACGTCACTTCACAGGGGCGTTCAAGAAGGAGTGCAATATGGTAGCAGATTTTCAACCGATGCAGGGAATGTATTTGGGTTTTTTAGTGCCTTGGGGACTATTGCTTTTGGGTATGCTGGGCACAACGTAGTTTTGGAGATCCAAGCAACCATCCCTTCCACACCTGAAGAGCCCTCAAAGAAAGCCATGTGGAAGGGCATGATTGTTGCTTATATTGTGGTGGCCCTTTGTTATATTCCTGTTGCTGTTTTTGGTTACTGGGCTTTTGGAAACGGTGTTGACGATAACATCCTTCTCTCCCTTGAGAAACCTCGCTGGCTCATTGTAGCTGCTAACATCTTTGTTTTTGTCCATGTAACTGGAAGTTATCAG GTTTTTGGCGTTCCAGTGTTTGATACATGCGAATCATTCCTGGTGAAAAAGATGAAGTTCCAGCCAACTTGGTACCTTCGATTCATAACTCGCAATATCTACGTTT TACTTACATTGTTCCTTGGAGTTACATTCCCTTTCTTTGGAGGGCTTCTAGGATTCTTTGGGGGGTTTGTGTTTGCTCCCACCACATACTTT CTTCCTTGCGTAATGTGGCTTGTCATCTACACACCAAAGAGATTTAGCTTGTCTTGGTTTGCCAATTGG TTTTGCATCATGTTTGGAATGTTCTTGATGGTGTTAGCCCCAATTGGCGCATTGAGACAGATCATAATAGAAGCTAAGGATTACAAATTTTACTCCTGA
- the LOC137807950 gene encoding uncharacterized protein, whose translation MDGRGGCCIARYVPAASHVSTMDKIMLRFRPIAPKPASDASSSESSDALLKTRTSKRKCVSDINCNTKRRTRRRKNTSSPELKQKQMRKRKQPAVTLPLLPETPDRKDSPVRDLTPPIAKEAGNNYTNNSNNYLKKNVPVWLSFERRSLTRKVEPYDAMMAGCCSCVTVECVTNAWVEGEWLGSTDEERRVRLKRDTCPGLITDGYGMVTWRNEAYCEMMKGERDGAVFLVIKEGLLLPYPSFTCKVKVVQYVWGRERSSVTLPCDVWRMDSGGFVWRLDVKTALSLKLGY comes from the coding sequence ATGGATGGTAGGGGAGGCTGTTGCATCGCCCGCTATGTACCCGCTGCATCCCACGTCTCCACCATGGACAAAATAATGCTTAGGTTTCGTCCTATCGCTCCCAAACCCGCTTCGGACGCTTCTTCCTCCGAGAGCAGCGATGCCTTACTCAAAACCAGAACCTCTAAGAGAAAGTGCGTAAGTGATATCAACTGTAACACCAAACGAAGGACTCGCCGCAGGAAGAACACATCCTCTCCGGAGCTCAAGCAGAAGCAGATGCGGAAGCGGAAGCAGCCGGCGGTGACTCTTCCTTTGTTGCCGGAAACTCCCGATCGGAAGGACTCTCCGGTGAGGGATCTAACTCCACCGATAGCAAAGGAAGCAGGAAACAACTACACGAACAACAGCAACAATTACTTGAAGAAGAACGTGCCGGTGTGGTTGAGTTTCGAGCGTCGGAGCTTGACGAGGAAGGTTGAACCGTACGATGCGATGATGGCAGGGTGTTGTTCGTGTGTGACGGTGGAGTGCGTGACGAACGCGTGGGTGGAGGGGGAGTGGCTGGGGAGTACGGACGAGGAGCGGAGGGTGAGACTGAAGAGGGACACGTGTCCGGGATTGATAACGGACGGGTACGGGATGGTGACGTGGAGGAACGAGGCGTACTGTGAGATGATGAAGGGTGAGAGAGATGGGGCGGTGTTCCTGGTGATTAAGGAGGGTCTACTGCTTCCATATCCTTCCTTTACTTGTAAGGTGAAAGTGGTGCAATACGTATGGGGAAGGGAGAGAAGTTCGGTGACGCTACCATGTGATGTATGGAGGATGGATTCTGGTGGTTTTGTTTGGAGATTAGACGTTAAAACGGCTCTTAGCTTGAAATTGGGTTACTGA
- the LOC137807951 gene encoding LOW QUALITY PROTEIN: malate synthase, glyoxysomal-like (The sequence of the model RefSeq protein was modified relative to this genomic sequence to represent the inferred CDS: inserted 1 base in 1 codon), with amino-acid sequence MEFGTYGSYYDVPEGVDIRGRYDAEFAKILTKDALKFVAELQREFRNHIKYALERRREAKRRYNEGALPGFDPATRYIREQEWVCAPVPPAAADRKVEITGPVERKMIINALNSGAKVFMADFEDALSPSWENVMRGQVNLKDAVDGTISFHDKVRNRVYKLSDDTAKLFVRPRGWHLPEAHIFIXGEPATGCLVDFGLFFYHNHSEFRRTQGAGFGPFFYLPKMEHSREAKIWNSVFEKAENVAGIERGSIRATVLIETLPAVFQMNEILYELKEHSVGLNCGRWDYIFSYVKTFQAHPDRLLPDRVQVGMTQHFMKSYSDLLIRTCHRRGVHAMGGMAAQIPIKEDPVANELALELVRKDKLREVNAGHDGTWAAHPALIPACMEVFNNKMGNAPNQIHTNKREDAENITEQDLLQVPRGSRTMEGLRLNTRVGIQYVAAWLSGSGSVPLYNLMEDAATAEISRVQNWQWLKYGVEVNGDEVGVKVNREVFGRVVEEEMARIEKEVGREKFRKGMYKEACKIFTRQCTSPTLDDFLTLDAYNYIVLHHPKESSKL; translated from the exons ATGGAGTTTGGAACCTATGGCTCTTACTATGATGTGCCAGAGGGAGTGGATATTCGGGGAAGATATGATGCAGAGTTTGCAAAAATCCTGACAAAAGATGCTTTGAAATTTGTTGCTGAGCTTCAACGTGAGTTCAGGAACCATATAAAGTATGCATTAGAGAGGAGAAGAGAGGCAAAGAGGAGGTACAATGAAGGGGCTCTTCCGGGGTTTGATCCTGCCACCAGGTACATAAGAGAGCAAGAGTGGGTGTGTGCACCTGTTCCACCAGCTGCTGCTGATAGGAAAGTGGAAATCACTGGTCCAGTGGAAAGAAAGATGATCATCAATGCTCTCAACTCTGGTGCTAAAGTCTTTATG GCTGATTTTGAAGATGCACTGTCACCCAGCTGGGAAAATGTTATGAGAGGGCAAGTGAACTTGAAGGATGCTGTTGATGGGACCATAAGCTTTCATGACAAAGTAAGAAACAGGGTTTACAAGCTCAGTGATGACACAGCAAAGCTTTTTGTGCGACCAAGAGGTTGGCACCTACCCGAGGCACATATATTCA ATGGTGAACCTGCAACCGGTTGCCTTGTTGATTTTGGCCTCTTTTTCTACCACAATCACTCAGAATTTCGGCGCACTCAAGGTGCAGGCTTTGGCCCTTTCTTTTATCTTCCTAAAATGGAGCATTCAAG GGAAGCTAAGATATGGAACAGCGTGTTTGAGAAGGCTGAGAATGTAGCAGGCATCGAAAGAGGAAGCATAAGGGCGACGGTTCTGATAGAAACACTTCCTGCAGTGTTTCAGATGAATGAAATTCTGTATGAGCTGAAGGAGCACTCGGTGGGTCTGAACTGTGGGCGATGGGATTACATTTTCAGTTATGTGAAGACCTTCCAAGCTCACCCAGATCGCCTCCTACCAGATAGGGTGCAGGTTGGCATGACTCAGCACTTCATGAAGAGTTACTCTGATCTCCTCATCAGGACCTGCCACAGGCGCGGTGTGCACGCTATGGGAGGAATG GCCGCGCAGATTCCAATCAAAGAGGACCCAGTGGCTAATGAGTTAGCACTGGAACTTGTGAGGAAGGACAAGCTTAGAGAAGTGAATGCAGGGCACGATGGGACTTGGGCTGCACACCCTGCTCTCATTCCAGCTTGCATGGAGGTTTTCAACAACAAAATGGGCAATGCTCCTAACCAGATACATACAAACAAACGTGAAGATGCTGAAAACATAACCGAGCAAGACCTATTGCAGGTACCAAGAGGATCCCGCACCATGGAAGGTCTCAGATTGAACACAAGGGTGGGGATTCAGTACGTGGCAGCATGGCTGAGTGGAAGCGGTTCTGTGCCGCTTTACAACCTGATGGAAGATGCTGCGACTGCTGAGATTAGCCGGGTGCAGAACTGGCAGTGGCTCAAGTATGGTGTGGAAGTGAATGGGGATGAAGTTGGAGTGAAAGTGAACAGAGAAGTTTTTGGTAGGGTGGTTGAAGAAGAGATGGCAAGGATTGAGAAGGAAGTGGGAAGAGAGAAGTTCAGAAAGGGGATGTATAAGGAGGCTTGCAAGATCTTCACACGCCAATGCACCTCCCCAACACTTGATGATTTTCTTACTCTGGATGCCTATAATTACATAGTCCTGCATCACCCCAAGGAATCATCAAAACTTTGA
- the LOC137807953 gene encoding malate synthase, glyoxysomal-like: MDQGTHPTPAAATESYYDVPDGVDILGRYDEEFAKILTKDALKFVADLQREFRSDIKYALERRKEAKKRYNEGALPGFDPATSHIREEEWVCAPVPPAAADRKVEITGPVDRKMVINALNSEAKVFMADFEDALSPSWENLISGQVNLKDALDGTISFHDKVRNRVYKLNQQTAKLFVRPRGWHLPEAHILIDGEPAAGCLVDFGFYFYHNHSAFRRTQGAGFGPFFYLPKMEHSREAKIWNSVFEKAENVAGIERGSIRATVLIETLPAVFQMNEILYELKEHSVGLNCGRWDYIFSYVKTFQAHPDRLLPDRVQVGMTQHFMKSYSDLLIRTCHRRGVHAMGGMAAQIPIKDDPVANEAALELVRKDKLREVQAGHDGTWAAHPGLIPACMEVFNNIMSNAANQIETVKREDAAHITEQDLLQIPVGVRTEEGLRLNTRVGIQYLAAWLSGSGCVPLYNLMEDAATAEISRVQNWQWLKYEVELNGDGLGEKVKKELFDRVVEEEMGRIEKEVGTEKFEKGKYKEACKMFARQCTSPTLDDFLTLEAYNYIVLHHTKAKALN; this comes from the exons ATGGACCAGGGAACCCATCCTACACCAGCAGCAGCGACTGAATCTTACTATGATGTACCAGATGGAGTGGATATTCTGGGAAGATACGATGAAGAGTTTGCGAAAATCCTGACAAAAGATGCTTTGAAATTTGTTGCTGACCTGCAACGTGAGTTCAGGAGCGATATCAAGTATGCACTAGAGAGGAGAAAAGAGGCCAAGAAGAGGTACAATGAAGGGGCTCTTCCGGGGTTTGATCCTGCCACTAGCCACATAAGAGAAGAGGAATGGGTATGTGCACCTGTTCCACCAGCTGCTGCAGATAGGAAAGTGGAGATCACTGGCCCTGTTGATAGAAAAATGGTCATCAATGCTCTCAACTCTGAAGCTAAAGTCTTTATG GCTGATTTTGAAGATGCACTGTCACCCAGCTGGGAAAATCTTATCAGTGGCCAAGTGAACTTGAAGGATGCTTTGGATGGGACCATAAGTTTCCATGACAAAGTAAGAAACAGGGTTTACAAGCTCAATCAACAGACAGCAAAGCTTTTTGTGCGACCAAGAGGTTGGCACCTCCCCGAAGCACATATTCTGATTGACGGTGAACCTGCAGCTGGTTGCCTGGTTGATTTTGGCTTCTACTTCTACCACAACCACTCAGCATTTCGACGCACTCAAGGTGCTGGTTTTGGCCCCTTCTTTTATCTTCCCAAAATGGAGCATTCAAG GGAAGCTAAGATATGGAACAGCGTATTTGAGAAGGCTGAGAATGTAGCTGGCATCGAAAGAGGAAGCATAAGGGCGACGGTTCTGATAGAAACACTTCCTGCAGTGTTTCAAATGAATGAAATTCTGTATGAGCTGAAGGAGCACTCGGTGGGTCTGAACTGTGGGCGATGGGATTACATTTTCAGTTATGTGAAGACCTTCCAAGCTCACCCGGATCGCCTCCTACCAGATAGGGTGCAGGTTGGCATGACTCAACACTTCATGAAGAGTTACTCTGATCTCCTCATCAGGACCTGCCACAGGCGCGGTGTGCATGCTATGGGAGGAATG GCAGCTCAGATTCCAATCAAAGATGACCCAGTGGCAAATGAGGCAGCACTGGAACTTGTAAGGAAGGACAAGCTGAGAGAAGTGCAGGCCGGGCACGATGGAACTTGGGCTGCACACCCTGGTCTCATTCCGGCTTGCATGGAGGTCTTCAACAACATAATGAGCAATGCTGCTAACCAGATAGAGACAGTGAAACGCGAAGATGCTGCACACATAACCGAACAAGACCTCTTGCAGATTCCAGTTGGAGTCCGCACCGAGGAAGGTCTCCGGTTAAACACAAGGGTGGGGATTCAGTACTTGGCAGCATGGCTCAGTGGAAGCGGTTGCGTGCCTCTTTACAACCTGATGGAAGATGCTGCGACTGCTGAGATTAGCAGGGTGCAGAACTGGCAGTGGCTCAAGTATGAAGTGGAACTGAATGGGGATGGACTCGGAgagaaagtgaagaaagagCTTTTTGATAGAGTGGTTGAAGAAGAGATGGGTAGGATTGAAAAGGAAGTGGGAACAGAGAAGTTCGAGAAGGGAAAGTACAAGGAGGCTTGTAAGATGTTTGCTCGCCAATGCACGTCCCCAACACTTGATGATTTTCTCACTCTGGAGGCCTATAATTACATAGTTCTGCATCACACTAAGGCCAAAGCTTTGAACTAA
- the LOC137807954 gene encoding cyclin-dependent kinase G-2 isoform X1, whose amino-acid sequence MAAGRKSVSLRRDFFKYSSTKGSDHSKNDSFGVELDGSRCQVIARSDGLRGGKEEREQGEICVEDGEYEGAYDLPPPEKKRKFSPIVWDLAEKKERISPESRISETVAPSPPRPSQLNSYGAKGVDSHDLMEESLPDSRSDRLDAGEESYLPEWTITKSRWACDDGHSPTTADDKFNHGKGISSPELGEFHRGGSSESTVTRSSGSTGRDHYMGLSTDDADSENDFRMDSIVDVEESGDVGDYPSDSEEGCGLMPVQRNINMLQSCRSVCEFEMIKKINEGTYGVVYKARDKKTGELVALKKVKMNIERDGFPMSSLREINILLSFNHPSIVNVKEVVVDDFDGTFMVMEYMEYDLKGMMEVKKQPFSISEIKSLVKQLLEGVKYLHDNWVIHRDLKSSNILLNHDGELKICDFGLSRQYGSPLKPYTPVVVTLWYRAPELLLGAKEYSTAIDMWSVGCIMAELIAKEPLFRGKSELEQLDQIFRTLGTPDEKIWPGLSKLPGAKAKFVKQPFNMLRKKFPAASFTGLPVLSELEFDLLKKLLTYDPEERITAEDALLHDWFYEAPPPKSDFKPIFPSWRC is encoded by the exons ATGGCGGCAGGGCGAAAAAGTGTTTCGCTGAGAAGAGACTTTTTCAAATACAGTTCCACCAAGGGGTCTGATCACTCTAAGAATGACTCTTTCGGCGTGGAATTGGATGGATCTCGCTGCCAAGTCATTGCTCGTTCCGATGGGCTTCGTGGTGGGAAAGAGGAGAGAGAACAAGGCGAGATCTGTGTTGAAGATGGGGAATATGAGGGTGCCTATGATTTACCACCGCCGGAGAAGAAAAGGAAGTTTTCTCCAATCGTATGGGACCTAGcagagaagaaagaaagaatctCGCCTGAGAGCCGGATCTCTGAGACTGTTGCTCCGTCTCCTCCTCGTCCATCTCAACTGAACAGTTATGGAGCTAAAGGTGTTGATTCACATGATCTAATGGAAGAATCTTTACCAGATTCTCGAAGCGACAGACTCGATGCGGGGGAAGAGAGTTATCTGCCAGAATGGACTATCACAAAGTCAAGATGGGCTTGTGATGATGGTCACTCACCCACGACTGCTGATGATAAATTCAATCATGGCAAAGGGATCTCCAGTCCTGAACTAGGTGAATTCCACCGCGGTGGATCTTCAGAGAGCACCGTCACTAGATCATCAGGAAGCACTGGAAGAGATCATTATATGGGTCTTTCTACTGATGACGCCGATTCTGAAAATGATTTCCGTATGGACTCTATTGTCGATGTCGAGGAATCAGGTGACGTTGGTGATTATCCCTCGGATTCTGAAGAGGGTTGTGGATTGATGCCTGTGCAGAGAAATATAAACATGCTTCAAAGTTGTAGAAGTGTGTGCGAATTTGAGatgattaagaaaataaatgaagGAACTTATGGTGTTGTCTATAAAGCCAGGGATAAGAAAACTGGAGAATTAGTCGCATTGAAGAAGGTGAAGATGAATATAGAGAGGGATGGCTTTCCGATGTCATCCTTGAGGGAAATAAACATTCTCTTGTCTTTTAACCACCCCTCAATTGTGAATGTCAAAGAAGTAGTTGTAGATGATTTTGACGGTACTTTTATGGTAATGGAATACATGGAGTATGACCTCAAGGGAATGATGGAGGTTAAGAAACAGCCTTTTAGCATTAGCGAAATTAAATCCTTGGTAAAGCAACTTCTTGAAGGTGTCAAGTATCTCCATGATAACTGGGTTATCCATAGGGACTTGAAGTCATCAAACATTCTACTGAACCATGACGGGGAGCTTAAAATATGCGACTTTGGGTTGTCAAGGCAGTATGGAAGCCCTCTGAAGCCATATACTCCTGTTGTGGTTACACTATGGTACAG AGCACCTGAACTTTTGTTGGGCGCTAAAGAATACTCAACAGCAATTGACATGTGGTCAGTGGGTTGCATAATGGCTGAATTAATTGCCAAGGAGCCTCTGTTCAGGGGTAAAAGTGAACTTGAACAACTTGATCAG ATTTTTCGAACCCTGGGTACACCCGATGAGAAAATTTGGCCAGGATTATCCAAATTACCTGGGGCTAAAGCAAAGTTTGTCAAGCAACC GTTTAATATGCTAAGGAAGAAGTTTCCAGCTGCATCATTTACTGGTTTGCCAGTTTTATCTGAGCTGGAATTTgacttgttgaagaagcttttaACTTATGACCCCGAAGAG AGGATTACTGCAGAAGATGCTCTCCTTCATGATTGGTTCTATGAAGCCCCTCCTCCCAAATCTGATTTCAAGCCTATTTTTCCTTCTTGGAGGTGCTAG
- the LOC137807954 gene encoding cyclin-dependent kinase G-2 isoform X2: MEESLPDSRSDRLDAGEESYLPEWTITKSRWACDDGHSPTTADDKFNHGKGISSPELGEFHRGGSSESTVTRSSGSTGRDHYMGLSTDDADSENDFRMDSIVDVEESGDVGDYPSDSEEGCGLMPVQRNINMLQSCRSVCEFEMIKKINEGTYGVVYKARDKKTGELVALKKVKMNIERDGFPMSSLREINILLSFNHPSIVNVKEVVVDDFDGTFMVMEYMEYDLKGMMEVKKQPFSISEIKSLVKQLLEGVKYLHDNWVIHRDLKSSNILLNHDGELKICDFGLSRQYGSPLKPYTPVVVTLWYRAPELLLGAKEYSTAIDMWSVGCIMAELIAKEPLFRGKSELEQLDQIFRTLGTPDEKIWPGLSKLPGAKAKFVKQPFNMLRKKFPAASFTGLPVLSELEFDLLKKLLTYDPEERITAEDALLHDWFYEAPPPKSDFKPIFPSWRC; the protein is encoded by the exons ATGGAAGAATCTTTACCAGATTCTCGAAGCGACAGACTCGATGCGGGGGAAGAGAGTTATCTGCCAGAATGGACTATCACAAAGTCAAGATGGGCTTGTGATGATGGTCACTCACCCACGACTGCTGATGATAAATTCAATCATGGCAAAGGGATCTCCAGTCCTGAACTAGGTGAATTCCACCGCGGTGGATCTTCAGAGAGCACCGTCACTAGATCATCAGGAAGCACTGGAAGAGATCATTATATGGGTCTTTCTACTGATGACGCCGATTCTGAAAATGATTTCCGTATGGACTCTATTGTCGATGTCGAGGAATCAGGTGACGTTGGTGATTATCCCTCGGATTCTGAAGAGGGTTGTGGATTGATGCCTGTGCAGAGAAATATAAACATGCTTCAAAGTTGTAGAAGTGTGTGCGAATTTGAGatgattaagaaaataaatgaagGAACTTATGGTGTTGTCTATAAAGCCAGGGATAAGAAAACTGGAGAATTAGTCGCATTGAAGAAGGTGAAGATGAATATAGAGAGGGATGGCTTTCCGATGTCATCCTTGAGGGAAATAAACATTCTCTTGTCTTTTAACCACCCCTCAATTGTGAATGTCAAAGAAGTAGTTGTAGATGATTTTGACGGTACTTTTATGGTAATGGAATACATGGAGTATGACCTCAAGGGAATGATGGAGGTTAAGAAACAGCCTTTTAGCATTAGCGAAATTAAATCCTTGGTAAAGCAACTTCTTGAAGGTGTCAAGTATCTCCATGATAACTGGGTTATCCATAGGGACTTGAAGTCATCAAACATTCTACTGAACCATGACGGGGAGCTTAAAATATGCGACTTTGGGTTGTCAAGGCAGTATGGAAGCCCTCTGAAGCCATATACTCCTGTTGTGGTTACACTATGGTACAG AGCACCTGAACTTTTGTTGGGCGCTAAAGAATACTCAACAGCAATTGACATGTGGTCAGTGGGTTGCATAATGGCTGAATTAATTGCCAAGGAGCCTCTGTTCAGGGGTAAAAGTGAACTTGAACAACTTGATCAG ATTTTTCGAACCCTGGGTACACCCGATGAGAAAATTTGGCCAGGATTATCCAAATTACCTGGGGCTAAAGCAAAGTTTGTCAAGCAACC GTTTAATATGCTAAGGAAGAAGTTTCCAGCTGCATCATTTACTGGTTTGCCAGTTTTATCTGAGCTGGAATTTgacttgttgaagaagcttttaACTTATGACCCCGAAGAG AGGATTACTGCAGAAGATGCTCTCCTTCATGATTGGTTCTATGAAGCCCCTCCTCCCAAATCTGATTTCAAGCCTATTTTTCCTTCTTGGAGGTGCTAG